The Microplitis mediator isolate UGA2020A chromosome 8, iyMicMedi2.1, whole genome shotgun sequence genome has a window encoding:
- the LOC130673622 gene encoding odorant receptor 13a-like gives MEDLTQEQRDLNEGAKMFDWGKWISKGIGVWPLAPNDYLFTTTFIYFTAVMMLECVDLYTCLGDFEKVIDNLTENLAFVHIYVRTLMLRVHIDKLRDVMSESLKDYRTSAFKNSTEIKLFMTHINKGKLFAKVVITFIAMTEVTWYLQPLTTPSPSVDDRDNETISILLPYHFYVFYKINDFKTYVLTYLSHGPHVVISGFGHATSDCFLIILVFHLSGRLAVLAERINALKNKSEMYKTQVKSIIAEHIRLLKMGENIRSAFATALLAYLFNGTILLCMIGYQILVNFMTGPNSDLMQYFIFIFATYFIITVFCIVSERLIFESTKVCEAYWNCGWYNMPQDCVKDIIYCIRRSQKPLALQAGKFAYFGNSTLTDVTRTAMGYLSVLRNFLIVN, from the exons ATGGAAGACTTGACACAA GAACAGAGAGACCTGAATGAGGGAGCTAAAATGTTTGATTGGGGTAAATGGATATCTAAAGGCATCGGGGTTTGGCCTTTAGCTCCAAACGACTATCTATTTAccacaacttttatttattttaccgcCGTTATGATGCTAGAGTGTGTTGATCTCTACACATGTCTCGGGGATTTCGAAAAAGTTATTGACAACCTTACAGAAAATTTAGCATTTGTGCATATTTACGTCCGTACATTGATGCTGAGAGTTCACATCGATAAATTACGGGATGTTATGTCAGAATCATTGAAGGACTACCGAACAAGTGCTTTCAAAAATTCGacggaaataaaattatttatgacgCACATTAATAAAGGCAAACTTTTTGCAAAAGTTGTTATAACATTTATCGCAATGACTGAAGTTACTTGGTACCTACAGCCATTAACGACACCCTCGCCTTCAG TTGATGACCGCGATAACGAAACCATTTCGATACTTTTGCCTTATCACTTTTAcgttttctataaaataaatgacttcAAAACTTACGTACTGACTTATCTGTCCCATGGACCGCATGTTGTCATCAGTGGTTTTGGTCACGCAACGTCAGACTGTTTTTTGATAATTCTAGTTTTTCATTTAAGCGGTAGATTAGCGGTTTTGGCTGAGCGAATCAATgctctgaaaaataaatccgaAATGTATAAAACTCAAGTCAAAAGTATCATCGCAGAGCACATTAGGTTACTAAa aatgGGAGAAAATATTCGAAGTGCTTTTGCTACGGCATTATtggcttatttatttaacggtACTATTCTTCTATGCATGATTGGCTATCAGATACTCGTC aatTTTATGACCGGCccgaattcggatttaatgcaatattttatttttatattcgcaacatattttataataactgTTTTTTGTATAGTAAGCGAACGTCTGATTTttgag agtACTAAAGTTTGCGAAGCATATTGGAATTGTGGGTGGTACAATATGCCGCAAGATTGTGTCaaagatattatttattgtattagACGATCGCAAAAGCCATTGGCTCTGCAAGCGGGTAAATTTGCATACTTTGGCAATAGTACATTGACTGAC gTCACCAGAACAGCGATGGGCTACTTGTCGgtattgagaaattttttaatcgtcaATTAA